A single window of Leptospira semungkisensis DNA harbors:
- a CDS encoding aminotransferase class I/II-fold pyridoxal phosphate-dependent enzyme, giving the protein MIQEIEPHRRVCGERIPFANIHAVSMSLPEVADVVGYEEKRVETLSRLKAGYPRFVAHAYIERILDFNRESKGVEGPQFILNSRKAADHIVSLFQIEGAIILEDEGIITLTIPQDKETESKVLSFIQHTGCLVSSRKAEDYLYKKGLIDSVYEEDSVKQDSYSNVIQSLSSLYPNKGLSVHLATSGMNAVYAAFKVLDQIREEEGKNIWLRLGWLYVDNIRILEKYSRGSRIFHEVNDLKELEEFLEKEGDKVAAILTESPTNPLIQVPDYPELKKLLAKYKIPLVADISVAGSAVVDLTPYADIIVESLTKFASGNADVMMGALFLNPSSPYFERLKQECPQYLETPYRRDIERMAFELQGYQERVKEIGRNAAVLADFFAKHPKIKAVHWSGSEENHGNFSKIARDKDLHCGVITIEPAVPLEPFYNSLNLLKGPSFGTEFTLNMLYMYLAHYELVSTEAGRGFLKEVGLDPSLIRISIGRENPEFLIQEYRRALGD; this is encoded by the coding sequence ATGATTCAAGAGATAGAACCGCATCGCAGAGTTTGCGGAGAAAGGATCCCTTTCGCAAATATACACGCAGTTTCGATGAGCCTTCCAGAAGTCGCCGATGTAGTCGGTTACGAAGAGAAAAGAGTAGAGACGCTTTCCCGTTTAAAGGCAGGTTATCCTCGCTTTGTAGCTCATGCTTATATCGAAAGAATTTTGGACTTCAATCGAGAGTCCAAAGGAGTAGAAGGTCCTCAGTTCATTCTTAACTCCAGAAAAGCAGCGGATCATATCGTTTCCTTGTTTCAGATCGAAGGTGCTATCATTCTTGAAGATGAAGGTATCATCACTCTCACTATTCCTCAAGACAAGGAAACCGAATCCAAGGTCTTATCTTTCATCCAACATACAGGTTGTCTAGTCTCTTCTCGCAAGGCAGAAGATTATCTCTACAAGAAAGGACTCATCGATTCCGTTTACGAAGAAGATTCCGTAAAACAGGATTCTTATAGTAATGTCATACAATCTCTTTCTTCCTTATATCCGAACAAAGGCTTAAGCGTTCATCTGGCAACTTCCGGGATGAATGCGGTTTATGCTGCATTCAAGGTACTGGATCAAATCAGAGAAGAAGAAGGAAAAAATATCTGGCTTCGACTTGGTTGGCTTTACGTAGATAATATCCGTATTCTAGAAAAATATTCCAGAGGCTCTCGTATCTTTCATGAAGTAAACGATCTGAAAGAATTAGAGGAATTTCTGGAGAAGGAAGGGGATAAGGTTGCGGCTATCCTCACCGAATCTCCTACAAATCCACTCATACAAGTTCCGGATTATCCTGAGCTTAAGAAATTATTAGCAAAATATAAAATACCTTTGGTAGCAGATATTTCCGTCGCGGGTTCCGCAGTGGTCGATCTAACTCCTTATGCGGATATCATTGTAGAGAGTTTAACCAAATTCGCATCCGGAAACGCAGATGTGATGATGGGAGCACTTTTCTTAAATCCTAGTTCCCCTTATTTCGAAAGATTAAAGCAGGAATGTCCTCAATATCTGGAGACTCCATATCGAAGAGATATCGAACGCATGGCATTCGAGCTTCAAGGATACCAGGAAAGAGTTAAAGAAATAGGACGAAATGCTGCTGTTCTTGCCGACTTCTTTGCAAAGCATCCTAAGATCAAGGCAGTGCATTGGAGCGGTTCCGAAGAAAATCATGGAAATTTCTCCAAGATTGCAAGGGACAAGGATCTTCATTGCGGAGTGATCACAATTGAGCCGGCAGTTCCTTTGGAGCCTTTTTATAATTCTCTCAATCTGTTGAAGGGCCCTAGTTTCGGTACAGAATTCACATTAAATATGCTTTATATGTATTTGGCTCATTATGAGTTAGTTTCTACCGAAGCAGGAAGAGGATTTTTAAAAGAAGTAGGATTGGATCCGAGCCTGATCCGGATCTCTATCGGAAGAGAGAATCCTGAGTTTTTAATCCAAGAATATAGAAGAGCCCTGGGCGATTAA
- a CDS encoding MASE1 domain-containing protein — protein MKTFRGLMLEQSKKISVALAKICLVAIVYFLLGRLGHGLSVFSDYASPIWPASGWSLVTTLLWGRISLPGIFLGSLIYNTHIKSEFLFQPEAWKFISVAAIIAFGSTIQAGVGAYLYRKFIPKLDLTQRTSSVVRFLWIETLVCIIAATIANTCLFLVGVVDIHSILPTWIIWWMGDSLGVFVYFPFFLSWLGPNIARFRAHSWKESLGLVSFLLLLGGGTFYFFKINEIPAYFPLSYLLIVIIALTSLRFGGKESSLVMIVVSILAIIGTIKGNSHYVAPSKEVALLVLQSFLSAVSIASLLVLSVAQERASVEEELVQSHQDLEKLVAERTKELDQSYHFLGTSEAIYKGLFENVPIAIFECDYRAVRERLETLPKLSKREFNRFLKANQQFVNECYDSVRVVDANKESVRLFGAKSKEEVLSLSVELFRNENLTFFRQLLFRLNFGSRILETESVLFTCSGKPFEAAIRWSLAPEFEDTFSSVIITVLEITEKKQAERQLKASLKEKEVMLKEIHHRVKNNLQVISSLFSLQSEYENDPKIHDAFSESQNRIQTMALIHDELYQSNDLGNVEFSGYSKRLAEKIRAAYKIGGEVQLEIYSEIIHLEISLAIPLGLILNELLTNCLKYAFPKDFLPEEGRPIVQVRLRKNGNTISMEVSDNGIGLSSELNQISTPSFGLTLVQVLTKQLKGKLDFSGSKGTGTNFQIRFDLPD, from the coding sequence ATGAAAACGTTTCGGGGATTAATGTTAGAACAGTCCAAAAAAATTTCAGTCGCCTTAGCCAAAATCTGTCTGGTCGCAATCGTATATTTCTTATTGGGAAGGCTAGGCCATGGTCTGAGCGTATTTTCAGATTACGCTTCACCAATATGGCCTGCCTCTGGATGGAGTTTAGTCACAACTCTTCTTTGGGGAAGAATCTCTTTGCCAGGAATCTTTCTTGGTTCCTTGATCTACAACACTCATATCAAATCTGAATTTCTGTTTCAACCGGAAGCATGGAAATTCATTTCAGTCGCAGCAATTATCGCATTCGGAAGTACGATCCAAGCGGGTGTGGGAGCATATCTCTATAGAAAATTCATTCCTAAACTGGATCTAACTCAAAGAACTTCTTCTGTAGTACGTTTTCTTTGGATCGAAACTTTAGTGTGCATCATTGCCGCCACTATTGCAAACACATGTTTGTTCTTAGTAGGAGTGGTGGACATCCATTCCATTTTGCCTACCTGGATTATTTGGTGGATGGGAGACTCTTTAGGAGTATTCGTTTACTTTCCGTTTTTCTTAAGCTGGTTAGGACCGAACATAGCCAGATTCAGGGCTCATTCTTGGAAAGAAAGTCTCGGATTAGTTTCATTTTTGCTTTTGCTTGGCGGAGGGACATTCTACTTTTTTAAGATCAATGAAATACCGGCTTACTTTCCTCTTTCTTACTTACTCATTGTAATCATTGCACTTACCTCATTAAGATTCGGAGGAAAAGAATCTTCTCTAGTAATGATCGTGGTTTCCATCCTTGCGATCATAGGAACCATCAAGGGAAACTCTCATTATGTGGCTCCTTCTAAAGAAGTAGCATTACTAGTATTACAGAGTTTCTTATCCGCCGTTTCCATCGCATCTCTTCTTGTTTTATCCGTTGCGCAAGAAAGAGCAAGCGTCGAAGAAGAACTTGTTCAATCCCATCAAGATTTAGAGAAGCTGGTTGCCGAAAGAACGAAAGAGTTGGATCAATCCTATCATTTTTTAGGAACAAGCGAGGCGATCTACAAGGGTTTATTTGAGAATGTGCCGATTGCTATTTTCGAATGCGATTATAGAGCAGTACGAGAAAGGTTAGAAACCCTACCCAAGCTATCTAAAAGAGAATTCAACAGATTCTTAAAAGCAAATCAGCAATTCGTTAACGAGTGTTACGACTCAGTTCGTGTTGTAGATGCAAATAAGGAATCGGTCCGACTGTTCGGAGCAAAGTCCAAGGAAGAAGTACTTTCTCTTTCAGTGGAGCTATTTAGAAATGAAAACCTGACTTTTTTTAGACAGCTATTGTTTAGATTGAATTTCGGAAGCAGAATACTCGAAACAGAATCCGTTTTGTTTACTTGTAGCGGAAAACCTTTTGAAGCAGCAATCCGATGGTCACTCGCTCCGGAATTCGAAGATACATTTTCTTCCGTCATCATCACAGTATTAGAGATCACCGAGAAAAAACAGGCAGAGAGACAACTCAAAGCTTCCTTAAAAGAAAAGGAAGTGATGCTAAAGGAAATCCATCACAGAGTAAAAAACAATCTCCAAGTGATTTCCAGTTTATTCAGCCTTCAGTCGGAGTATGAAAACGATCCGAAGATCCACGATGCTTTCTCCGAAAGCCAAAACAGGATCCAAACCATGGCTCTTATCCACGACGAACTCTATCAATCCAATGATCTAGGGAATGTTGAGTTTTCAGGATACTCTAAACGACTCGCCGAAAAGATCCGTGCCGCGTACAAGATAGGTGGAGAAGTCCAACTGGAGATTTATTCCGAGATCATTCATTTGGAGATCAGCCTTGCCATTCCTCTCGGATTGATCTTGAACGAATTACTTACAAATTGTCTTAAGTACGCTTTTCCGAAAGATTTCTTACCGGAAGAAGGAAGGCCGATCGTCCAAGTCCGACTGAGAAAGAACGGCAACACAATAAGCATGGAAGTTTCAGATAATGGGATCGGACTTTCTAGCGAATTGAATCAGATCTCTACTCCTTCTTTCGGTCTCACATTAGTTCAGGTCCTAACCAAACAATTAAAGGGAAAACTGGATTTTTCAGGTTCAAAAGGAACAGGCACAAATTTCCAAATCCGTTTTGATCTTCCGGATTAG
- a CDS encoding TetR/AcrR family transcriptional regulator, which yields MRTKPPSPIANRAEARREQILEAALDVFSVKGYHEAGIADIANKLNIGHGTCYRYFKNKLDILHALVDRILIGLLDVVKKESPEKSNNIEEYRAQIKSIGMELFQLFSKDPRQAKIVFFEAMALDETVKRKVQLGIDKSARLTELYLKNGVKKGFLRKELDTRTASQAVNAMMFEGIRISLSSKGDSKFAKRWLEEMPILMLEGMGKR from the coding sequence ATGAGAACAAAGCCTCCGAGCCCGATCGCAAACAGAGCGGAAGCCAGAAGAGAACAGATACTCGAAGCTGCTTTGGATGTATTCTCCGTGAAAGGTTATCACGAGGCCGGTATTGCAGATATTGCAAACAAACTCAATATAGGTCATGGAACTTGTTATCGTTATTTTAAGAATAAGTTGGATATCTTACATGCCCTTGTAGACAGGATCCTGATCGGATTACTCGACGTAGTTAAAAAAGAAAGTCCTGAAAAATCCAATAACATAGAAGAGTATAGGGCCCAGATCAAAAGTATCGGAATGGAACTTTTCCAGCTATTCAGCAAGGATCCACGCCAAGCAAAGATCGTTTTCTTTGAAGCAATGGCACTAGATGAGACAGTTAAAAGAAAAGTTCAATTGGGAATAGATAAGAGCGCTCGACTTACGGAACTCTATCTTAAGAACGGAGTCAAAAAAGGATTCTTACGCAAAGAATTGGATACAAGGACCGCCTCCCAAGCGGTGAACGCAATGATGTTCGAAGGAATCAGAATCAGCCTTTCTTCTAAAGGAGATTCAAAATTCGCAAAACGTTGGTTGGAAGAAATGCCCATCCTCATGTTAGAAGGGATGGGCAAACGATAA
- a CDS encoding alcohol dehydrogenase catalytic domain-containing protein, translated as MQFVSFTAFDYNSDDSFSRSVYEMEGSEESGWKIQRNALPYLELGKGYRLVKTELCGICSTDLDRRFLPFALPQVIGHEVLVSDPLTHKKYVLEINDTVAARGEETDPFCNIGIPTHSPTRMVLGIDRLPGGFGPYILAPVGTLVETGSLKDKEAVLLEPFAASLHGVEVSLDRRGRDLPQKIAVLGARRLGSLVIAALDLYRKRKNLSYEIVSILRHEDLKELSLSVGADKVFYFSNLGKEETEIEKTIGADTKMFDRSEEALLGKVFDRSKIEPKAIKWADCKDAFDLVFDTTGSVSGLETAMYLTAKEIHRKTTNGQASLGISHLTEMVVDEISITYLRSDLSDLIWGIQETSPTWIYISSQTELTKEEQIWIDQLKTQNKYKFFVGSIQEADEFLHSTEFDGALPHFDFAIIGSSSELDPILRPKTGIERSLVRPRGSVLISQGAKKDPNPFAFWILSGGILSSSRCGDFHRTRELLESEPGFLHTVSEALISGEYDSQSIPEAYLAARKSENIKVIVRHGAS; from the coding sequence TTGCAGTTTGTAAGTTTTACAGCCTTCGATTATAACTCGGATGATTCTTTTAGTAGATCCGTATATGAAATGGAAGGCTCCGAAGAATCCGGCTGGAAAATCCAGCGCAATGCTCTTCCTTACCTAGAACTTGGAAAAGGATATAGGCTCGTCAAAACGGAACTCTGCGGAATTTGTTCGACAGATCTGGATAGAAGATTTCTACCTTTTGCTTTGCCTCAAGTCATCGGACACGAGGTCTTGGTTTCCGACCCACTTACTCATAAGAAATACGTATTAGAGATCAATGATACTGTTGCGGCCAGAGGAGAAGAGACGGATCCGTTTTGCAATATAGGAATTCCCACTCATAGCCCAACTAGAATGGTGTTGGGAATAGATCGTCTTCCGGGAGGATTCGGTCCTTATATCTTAGCCCCTGTGGGAACTCTTGTAGAAACAGGTTCTCTGAAAGACAAGGAAGCAGTTTTGCTAGAACCATTTGCAGCTTCTTTGCATGGGGTAGAAGTTTCTTTGGATAGAAGAGGCAGAGATCTTCCTCAAAAGATTGCGGTTTTAGGAGCGAGGAGACTTGGATCTCTTGTAATCGCAGCATTGGATCTTTATCGCAAAAGAAAGAATCTGAGTTATGAGATCGTTTCCATTCTTAGACATGAAGATTTGAAAGAACTCTCCCTTTCGGTAGGCGCAGATAAAGTATTCTATTTTTCTAATTTAGGAAAGGAAGAAACCGAGATCGAAAAGACGATTGGTGCTGATACGAAGATGTTCGATCGATCCGAAGAGGCTCTGCTCGGAAAAGTATTTGATAGATCGAAGATAGAACCTAAAGCCATAAAATGGGCCGATTGCAAAGATGCATTCGATCTGGTCTTTGATACCACCGGTTCTGTTTCGGGATTGGAAACTGCTATGTATCTTACTGCAAAGGAAATCCATCGAAAGACAACGAATGGACAGGCTTCTTTGGGAATCTCTCATCTCACGGAAATGGTTGTGGATGAGATCTCTATCACTTATCTGAGATCGGATCTTTCTGATTTGATTTGGGGAATCCAAGAGACTTCTCCAACTTGGATCTATATATCTTCTCAAACGGAACTTACCAAAGAAGAGCAGATCTGGATCGATCAATTAAAGACCCAGAACAAATATAAATTCTTTGTAGGAAGTATCCAAGAGGCCGACGAATTTCTACATAGCACTGAGTTTGATGGAGCTCTGCCTCATTTCGATTTTGCCATTATAGGTTCTAGTTCTGAATTGGATCCTATTCTTCGTCCAAAGACAGGGATCGAAAGATCTTTGGTGAGGCCAAGAGGATCCGTCCTAATCTCTCAAGGTGCAAAGAAGGATCCGAATCCATTTGCTTTTTGGATTCTCTCCGGTGGCATTCTAAGTTCGAGTAGATGCGGTGACTTTCATAGAACAAGAGAGTTATTGGAATCCGAACCTGGTTTCTTACATACCGTTTCAGAAGCATTGATCAGTGGGGAATACGATTCTCAGTCCATCCCGGAAGCGTATCTCGCCGCTAGAAAATCGGAGAATATAAAAGTGATTGTCAGGCATGGAGCTTCCTGA
- a CDS encoding TetR/AcrR family transcriptional regulator: MPNTKKQKGARVPASQDKPDTSNLRKSPSQKRAIERVQYILDIVTGLLDEVGTEAITTNLIAQKAGIPIGSLYQYFPNKHAIISAVGERHLARVNDMVLNFIDSKPDMSNWESLVDQLIDAFARFYKTEPGFIPIWSNKNLDPQLVSIDRENNRAIADFLSNLFFGVIPWMKKKEEMTVMSRIMVEVTDSVLSRWLRERQDQALADGILQELKTMLKAYLNYYIQRGEK; this comes from the coding sequence TTGCCCAATACCAAAAAACAAAAAGGCGCTCGCGTTCCTGCTTCCCAGGACAAGCCGGACACATCCAATCTCAGAAAGTCTCCTTCTCAAAAGAGAGCGATCGAACGTGTGCAATATATTTTGGATATCGTTACCGGTCTCTTGGACGAAGTTGGGACCGAAGCGATCACTACCAATCTGATTGCTCAGAAAGCTGGAATACCGATCGGCTCTCTCTATCAATATTTTCCGAATAAGCATGCGATCATTAGCGCCGTTGGAGAAAGGCATTTGGCTAGAGTGAATGATATGGTCTTAAACTTTATCGACAGCAAGCCAGACATGTCGAACTGGGAATCCTTAGTGGACCAACTCATAGATGCATTTGCTAGATTTTATAAGACGGAACCGGGTTTTATTCCTATTTGGTCGAATAAGAATTTGGATCCTCAGCTGGTCAGTATAGATCGCGAAAATAACAGGGCGATCGCCGATTTTTTAAGTAATTTGTTTTTCGGTGTTATCCCTTGGATGAAAAAAAAAGAAGAGATGACCGTGATGTCAAGGATCATGGTCGAGGTAACTGATTCCGTTTTGAGTCGTTGGTTGAGAGAGCGCCAAGACCAAGCATTGGCGGACGGAATTCTTCAGGAATTAAAGACCATGTTAAAGGCTTACTTAAACTATTATATCCAAAGAGGTGAGAAGTGA
- a CDS encoding NUDIX hydrolase yields MSKHGFFQITQKVFLRKGKDILILRDKKSGFGDLPGGRMNEDEFYGDWLASLSRELQEEMGDSCEIKIHPKPIMVHKHRVSDGNHPCVIIGYHGEFLSGEIKISDEHDYLSWVDAISYDPNGLFFEYMLDAFKLYQKEYAPLMPEGRLEAKGWLL; encoded by the coding sequence TTGAGCAAACACGGATTCTTTCAAATTACGCAGAAGGTTTTTTTAAGAAAGGGAAAAGATATTCTTATCCTCAGAGATAAAAAGTCCGGCTTCGGGGACCTGCCCGGTGGCAGGATGAATGAGGATGAATTTTATGGAGATTGGTTAGCTAGTCTTTCCAGAGAATTGCAAGAAGAGATGGGAGATTCCTGCGAGATCAAGATCCATCCTAAACCGATCATGGTCCATAAACATAGAGTGAGTGATGGAAATCATCCTTGCGTGATCATCGGTTACCATGGCGAATTCCTATCCGGAGAAATAAAGATCTCCGACGAACATGATTATTTATCTTGGGTGGACGCAATTTCGTACGACCCGAACGGTTTATTCTTCGAATATATGTTGGATGCATTCAAACTTTATCAAAAAGAATACGCACCTCTTATGCCTGAAGGAAGACTGGAAGCGAAAGGATGGCTACTATGA
- a CDS encoding rhomboid family intramembrane serine protease, giving the protein MRAYLLEFPLTAFFVGLISISQFVLYFLVPEEILDAFFISRPGEFYPWKWVGMAFLHADFMHLFWNMIFLFFLGRIVEYKVGRSKWLLFFFMGAIVSGGLDSFVRGVILGEHQPAIGASGAVSGLAAVAALLSPFSIRVKKRNYPFPVFAVAWLMVYSDITNLFSKDQVAHWAHLGGFLSVVFAAYFLNNKIRRELHTGFVLNVVFVILLLILGFFVGAR; this is encoded by the coding sequence GTGAGAGCATACCTGCTTGAATTTCCTCTTACCGCATTCTTTGTCGGGCTTATTTCCATTTCACAGTTCGTTCTTTATTTCTTGGTTCCCGAAGAGATTTTGGATGCATTCTTTATCAGTCGTCCCGGAGAATTCTATCCTTGGAAATGGGTGGGAATGGCCTTCTTGCATGCGGACTTCATGCATTTGTTTTGGAATATGATCTTCCTATTTTTTTTAGGAAGGATCGTAGAATACAAAGTGGGAAGATCTAAATGGCTTCTATTCTTCTTCATGGGAGCAATCGTTTCCGGCGGATTGGATTCTTTCGTAAGAGGAGTAATTCTCGGAGAACACCAACCTGCAATCGGAGCCTCGGGAGCGGTATCAGGACTCGCGGCAGTTGCGGCCCTTCTTTCTCCTTTTTCCATTCGAGTGAAAAAGAGAAACTATCCTTTTCCGGTATTTGCAGTCGCTTGGTTGATGGTATACTCGGATATAACGAATTTATTTTCCAAGGATCAGGTCGCTCATTGGGCTCACTTGGGAGGATTTCTTTCCGTAGTCTTTGCGGCTTATTTCTTGAATAATAAGATCAGAAGAGAATTGCATACAGGTTTCGTACTGAATGTTGTCTTCGTGATCTTATTACTGATTCTGGGGTTCTTTGTAGGAGCCAGATAA
- the prfA gene encoding peptide chain release factor 1, translating into MLDRLEKIQQKYLKISDELTTASNPEDLKRLYKERSRLTPLFDKITEYRKLLQDRKDAEELLKTEKDGDMRSMYEEEKNAASDRIDSLEKELEILLLPPDPNSGKNILIEIRAGTGGEEAGLFVSDLFRMYTRYADKQGIRHEIVDSSPTGIGGLKEIIFALENDKAYDMFKFESGTHRVQRIPATESGGRIHTSAVTVAVLPEAEESEININENDLRIDVYRSSGSGGQHVNTTDSAVRITHIPTGVVVACQDEKSQHKNKAKAMRILSARILEKQAEEKKAVADAMKKQMIGSGDRSERIRTYNFPQGRCTDHRIGFTSHNLSAIMEGDLDDLINALTEEDRVKRLANSQAS; encoded by the coding sequence ATGTTAGACAGACTAGAAAAAATACAACAAAAATACCTTAAAATATCCGACGAACTCACAACGGCATCCAATCCGGAAGATTTAAAGCGCCTTTATAAGGAACGTTCCCGACTCACGCCCTTATTCGATAAGATCACCGAATATAGAAAATTACTCCAAGATAGAAAGGACGCAGAAGAACTTCTCAAGACCGAAAAAGACGGCGACATGCGTTCCATGTACGAAGAGGAAAAAAACGCTGCTTCGGACAGGATCGATTCTTTGGAAAAAGAATTAGAGATTTTACTTCTTCCCCCGGACCCGAATTCAGGCAAAAACATACTGATAGAGATCCGCGCAGGAACCGGAGGAGAAGAAGCGGGCCTTTTCGTTTCCGACCTATTCCGAATGTACACCAGGTACGCAGACAAGCAAGGCATCCGACACGAAATAGTCGATTCTTCTCCTACAGGAATTGGCGGACTCAAGGAGATCATCTTTGCACTTGAGAACGATAAGGCTTACGACATGTTTAAGTTTGAATCAGGAACTCATAGAGTGCAAAGGATTCCCGCAACCGAATCCGGCGGACGAATCCATACGAGTGCCGTAACTGTTGCCGTTTTACCCGAGGCAGAAGAATCGGAGATCAATATCAATGAGAACGATCTGAGAATAGATGTGTATCGTTCTTCCGGTTCGGGTGGTCAGCACGTAAATACTACCGACTCTGCTGTTCGTATCACGCATATTCCGACTGGAGTGGTGGTCGCTTGTCAGGATGAGAAATCCCAACATAAGAATAAAGCCAAGGCAATGCGTATCCTTAGCGCAAGAATTCTAGAGAAGCAAGCCGAAGAAAAAAAGGCAGTGGCCGACGCTATGAAGAAGCAGATGATCGGAAGCGGAGATCGTTCCGAAAGAATTCGCACATATAATTTTCCACAAGGTAGATGCACTGATCATCGTATCGGATTTACTAGTCATAATCTTTCGGCTATAATGGAAGGGGACTTGGACGATCTGATCAATGCCTTAACGGAAGAAGATAGAGTGAAGAGATTGGCTAACTCACAAGCCTCTTAG
- a CDS encoding alpha/beta fold hydrolase codes for MKKIGYVFLLGIFLFQSCRFLGLGSDSFEELKAKYANVESKFAPIGDLNIHYRDEGKGPVIVLLHGVSASLHTWDAWADTLKSHYRVIRIDLPGHGLTGPPKDIERLDLGEGVEILNRFMESLKIDSFYLVGNSMGGYISWNYALKYPQKVKKLVLIDAAGYAQPLPFIIALASHPLVSPVARHMLPSFLVENSVLEVYGDSSKVTQATKDKYVDLSRREGNKEAYNFFFRTARVKFTDPNVSDPIKQVKTPTLIMWGTNDRWLTIEYAQNWTKDIQNSKFIAYEGAGHIPMEEIPEQTSKDLVQFLEN; via the coding sequence ATGAAAAAGATAGGATATGTTTTTCTGTTAGGGATCTTTCTCTTTCAGTCTTGCAGATTTCTGGGCCTCGGCTCGGATTCATTTGAAGAATTGAAAGCGAAGTATGCTAACGTAGAATCCAAGTTTGCACCGATCGGAGATCTTAATATTCATTATAGAGATGAAGGCAAAGGGCCGGTGATCGTTTTACTTCACGGGGTCAGTGCCTCTCTCCATACTTGGGATGCTTGGGCAGATACATTAAAATCTCATTATAGAGTGATCCGGATCGATCTTCCGGGACACGGTTTGACCGGACCGCCTAAGGATATAGAACGACTAGACTTGGGAGAAGGTGTAGAGATCTTAAATCGTTTCATGGAATCTTTAAAGATAGATTCTTTCTACTTGGTGGGAAATTCTATGGGAGGTTATATCTCTTGGAATTATGCGCTGAAATATCCGCAGAAAGTAAAGAAATTGGTTTTGATCGACGCTGCCGGTTACGCTCAGCCTCTACCTTTTATCATTGCTTTAGCGAGTCATCCATTGGTTAGCCCAGTTGCTCGTCACATGCTGCCTAGCTTTTTGGTCGAGAACAGTGTCCTGGAAGTTTATGGAGATTCTTCTAAAGTAACCCAAGCTACCAAAGATAAGTATGTGGATCTGTCTAGAAGAGAAGGAAACAAAGAAGCCTATAATTTTTTCTTCAGAACTGCCAGAGTGAAGTTTACTGATCCGAATGTTTCTGACCCGATCAAACAGGTCAAGACTCCGACCCTTATCATGTGGGGAACGAACGATCGTTGGTTAACGATAGAGTATGCTCAGAACTGGACGAAGGACATTCAAAATTCCAAGTTCATTGCATACGAAGGAGCGGGTCATATTCCGATGGAAGAGATCCCTGAACAGACTTCTAAGGATTTGGTACAGTTCTTAGAAAACTAA
- a CDS encoding fructosamine kinase family protein — MAITNTGMEDLIRDGLDRLGILSSTKKAEISFHSASLFELYLAKLPDGSRLAIKLIPKKEMAETEAEGLEQLCRLGVRVPECLGTVHLGKTSLLAMEFIETGSSAGFRQDLIASLKNLYRTEFGSWGWKRDNFIGSLPQTNGWFSTFSEFYWERRLKPQIELAQSRKLLTDKDFISIQTIFQKFAEEWGLDRIQPRMVHGDLWSGNVLQAKNGHAYLIDPSVSYSHPEQDLAMLQLFGSPLNLEEMQEILATCGLEDPANLKDRIQFWQLYPVLVHINLFGASYLTSLRHILRYYGMK, encoded by the coding sequence ATGGCAATCACGAATACAGGCATGGAGGACTTGATCCGAGACGGATTGGACCGGCTCGGCATTTTATCCTCTACCAAGAAGGCAGAGATCAGCTTTCATTCTGCAAGCCTGTTCGAGCTATACCTTGCCAAATTGCCTGATGGTTCCCGCCTCGCAATCAAACTCATTCCCAAGAAAGAAATGGCTGAGACAGAAGCAGAAGGTCTCGAGCAATTATGCAGGCTGGGTGTCAGAGTTCCAGAATGCTTAGGAACGGTGCACCTCGGAAAGACTTCGCTACTTGCGATGGAGTTTATCGAGACCGGATCTTCTGCAGGTTTCAGACAGGACCTAATCGCCAGTTTAAAGAATCTTTATAGAACCGAATTCGGATCCTGGGGTTGGAAACGGGATAATTTTATCGGATCCCTTCCTCAGACAAACGGATGGTTTTCTACATTTTCCGAATTCTATTGGGAGAGAAGGTTAAAGCCTCAGATCGAATTGGCACAGTCCCGGAAATTATTAACCGATAAGGATTTCATTTCTATTCAAACGATCTTCCAAAAGTTTGCAGAAGAATGGGGGCTGGATCGTATACAGCCAAGAATGGTACATGGAGATCTTTGGTCAGGTAACGTTCTCCAGGCAAAAAATGGACACGCATACTTAATAGATCCTTCCGTTTCTTATTCCCATCCGGAACAAGATCTGGCGATGCTGCAATTATTCGGAAGTCCTCTCAACCTGGAGGAAATGCAAGAGATACTTGCTACCTGTGGTTTGGAAGATCCGGCAAATCTTAAGGATAGAATTCAATTTTGGCAATTGTATCCAGTGTTGGTCCATATTAATCTGTTCGGAGCTTCTTACTTAACCAGTCTCCGACATATACTTCGCTATTACGGTATGAAATAG